From Asterias amurensis chromosome 3, ASM3211899v1, a single genomic window includes:
- the LOC139934888 gene encoding solute carrier family 66 member 2-like isoform X2 encodes MDNNVLDEVANFGMHIPQIHFTLNNLVSWVASGCMIFGGIVPFVPQYMDIRRTENVDGFSTYVCLTLMLANILRILFWFGHPFEIPLLAQSVIMLVTMMTMLHLCTRVKRIQEISIGKRRFIEMKCTETAHHKHQITDMHNYCDKATLSQMKPFLLKKTLFDFETKHFWNWTYFVDYVLFISAFSILGGVITYLLAGQSIFVETLGFLAVFVEAMLGMPQFYRNYQNKSTVGMSVKMVCCWFSGDVFKTGYFVVNSAPAQFWLCGILQVTIDIAILGQVFYYSKNRSPQKVIKIAATENVHIS; translated from the exons ATGGATAACAACGTATTAGACGAAGTGGCCAATTTTGGCATGCATATACCGCAGAtacattttactttgaataatCTAGTATCATGGGTTGCGTCAGGCTGTATGATCTTCGGAGGTATAGTGCCTTTTGTTCCTCAGTATATGGACATCAGAAGAACTGAGAATGTGGACGGTTTCTCAACCTATGTTTGTCTCACCCTGATGTTGGCTAACATTCTGAGAATATTATTCTG GTTTGGTCACCCATTTGAAATTCCTTTACTTGCACAGAGCGTCATCATGTTAGTCACAATGATGACGATGTTACATCTATGCACCAGAGTCAAACGTATACAAGAAATCTCCATTGGTAAACGGCGCTTCATAG AAATGAAATGCACTGAAACAGCACACCACAAGCACCAAATAACTGACATGCACAACTATTGCGACAAGGCAACCTTGTCTCAGATGAAACCATTTTTATTGAAGAAGACTCTTTTTG attttgaaaccaaacatttttgGAACTGGACGTACTTTGTGGATtacgttttgtttatttctgcttTCTCCATCTTGGGTGGAGTGATAACGTATCTACTCGCTGGTCAGTCCATCTTCGTGGAAACCTTGGGCTTTCTTGCTGTATTTGTGGAAGCGATGTTGGGAATGCCGCAGTTTTATAGAAACTACCAGAACAAATCAACCGTAGGAATGAG TGTGAAGATGGTTTGTTGCTGGTTCTCAGGAGACGTCTTCAAGACTGGTTACTTTGTCGTTAACAGCGCGCCGGCTCAGTTCTGGCTCTGTGGAATCCTTCAAGTCACTATAGATATCGCTATCCTCGGACAAGTCTTCTACTACTCTAAAAATAGATCTCCACAAaaggtcatcaaaattgcagcAACGGAGAATGTTCATATTTCGTGA
- the LOC139934888 gene encoding solute carrier family 66 member 2-like isoform X1, whose product MDNNVLDEVANFGMHIPQIHFTLNNLVSWVASGCMIFGGIVPFVPQYMDIRRTENVDGFSTYVCLTLMLANILRILFWFGHPFEIPLLAQSVIMLVTMMTMLHLCTRVKRIQEISIGKRRFIDFETKHFWNWTYFVDYVLFISAFSILGGVITYLLAGQSIFVETLGFLAVFVEAMLGMPQFYRNYQNKSTVGMSVKMVCCWFSGDVFKTGYFVVNSAPAQFWLCGILQVTIDIAILGQVFYYSKNRSPQKVIKIAATENVHIS is encoded by the exons ATGGATAACAACGTATTAGACGAAGTGGCCAATTTTGGCATGCATATACCGCAGAtacattttactttgaataatCTAGTATCATGGGTTGCGTCAGGCTGTATGATCTTCGGAGGTATAGTGCCTTTTGTTCCTCAGTATATGGACATCAGAAGAACTGAGAATGTGGACGGTTTCTCAACCTATGTTTGTCTCACCCTGATGTTGGCTAACATTCTGAGAATATTATTCTG GTTTGGTCACCCATTTGAAATTCCTTTACTTGCACAGAGCGTCATCATGTTAGTCACAATGATGACGATGTTACATCTATGCACCAGAGTCAAACGTATACAAGAAATCTCCATTGGTAAACGGCGCTTCATAG attttgaaaccaaacatttttgGAACTGGACGTACTTTGTGGATtacgttttgtttatttctgcttTCTCCATCTTGGGTGGAGTGATAACGTATCTACTCGCTGGTCAGTCCATCTTCGTGGAAACCTTGGGCTTTCTTGCTGTATTTGTGGAAGCGATGTTGGGAATGCCGCAGTTTTATAGAAACTACCAGAACAAATCAACCGTAGGAATGAG TGTGAAGATGGTTTGTTGCTGGTTCTCAGGAGACGTCTTCAAGACTGGTTACTTTGTCGTTAACAGCGCGCCGGCTCAGTTCTGGCTCTGTGGAATCCTTCAAGTCACTATAGATATCGCTATCCTCGGACAAGTCTTCTACTACTCTAAAAATAGATCTCCACAAaaggtcatcaaaattgcagcAACGGAGAATGTTCATATTTCGTGA
- the LOC139934891 gene encoding mitochondrial import inner membrane translocase subunit Tim21-like, giving the protein MSIFIPIRASCWTQTVYQLATKSFPGQCYNYKFISTVPSHQSCVAAVRLTPNKQITTEQTFVLKRFMATEKQRSKQVAERVQGTSQGEITLGRKVVQAGKDASYMGIVIVGIGVTAIMFYAIGRELFASSSPNAVYTKAYKLCSKDDEIIEELGQPIKGFGETTRRGRRRHVSHLEFEQDGVKHMRMKFYIQGPKRKGTVQLEVQQGKTGRYDYRYLFVEMDGYPHRTIVLEDNR; this is encoded by the exons ATGTCAATCTTCATTCCAATCCGCGCGTCTTGCTGGACGCAGACCGTCTACCAACTCGCAACCAAGTCCTTTCCAGGACAATGCTACAACTACAAGTTCATCAGTACAGTACCCAGTCACCAATCATGTGTGGCTGCCGTCAGGTTGACACCGAACAAACAGATAACAACGGaacaaacttttgttttgaaGCGGTTTATGGCAACAGAGAAACAGAGGAGTAAGCAGGTTGCCGAGAGAGTACAGGGCACCAGTCAAGGAGAGATTACACTCGGTCGAAAAG TGGTTCAAGCAGGAAAGGATGCCAGCTACATGGGTATTGTTATCGTAGGCATTGGTGTTACAGCTATTATGTTTTATGCCATTGGTCGTGAGTTGTTCGCTTCAAGCAGTCCCAATGCAGTTTACACCAAAGCTTATAAACTTTGTTCAAAAGATGATGAG ATCATTGAAGAGCTTGGACAACCAATCAAAGGCTTTGGAGAAACAACTAGGAGAGGCAGAAGGAGACATGTCAG CCATTTGGAATTTGAACAAGATGGAGTGAAACATATGCGCATGAAGTTTTACATTCAAGGCCCAAAGAGAAAGGGCACTGTACAACTAGAAGTCCAACAG GGAAAGACCGGCAGATATGACTATCgttatttgtttgttgaaaTGGACGGCTATCCACATAGGACTATAGTACTAGAAGACAATAGATGA
- the LOC139934881 gene encoding transmembrane protein 231-like gives MAVLEVYAHPIYQRYKASLWTTPTLFVILIFVLTFVGPFLIVFWSEGLWLNDAFFREQPTVRFKHEMLLLIDTQDSASYLAWSTYQNFNQLQQQHLRIPLVKTREEDTNRDGKSDMLHFSVSVPVLATEEVLGMKLILIFDYRLYRFSKLQMETMAYVEHASPFHGSEVTMDGELRLRLKMPLSHSAVDTRYNTPVIDGNSIFASDYQLSKIFSNYISRNVSTYFDCQYPVWQRGPSSSESFLIKGTVRYPEEIIIFIPGFLQVLKFAWVQYLSVLLIFFYLGSKIKTFFFQNQVMRTIVERPYMGNKNHLM, from the exons ATGGCGGTCCTTGAAGTTTACGCTCATCCGATTTATCAGCGATATAAAGCCAGTTTATGGACGACCCCAACATTATTCGTCATTTTAATATTTGTCTTGACGTTTGTTGGGCCATTTCTGATAGTCTTCTGGAGTGAAG GTTTGTGGTTGAATGATGCCTTTTTCCGAGAGCAGCCTACTGTCCGGTTTAAGCATGAgatgcttcttctcattgatACCCAAGATTCTGCCTCGTACTTAGCTTGGAGCACTTATCAGAACTTTAACCAACTCCAACAACAACACCTAAGAATTCCCCTAGTCAAG ACCAGAGAAGAAGATACTAATCGTGACGGTAAATCAGATATGCTTCACTTCTCCGTCTCGGTACCAGTCTTAGCAACAGAAGAAGTCTTAGGGATGAAACTCATCTTGATCTTTGACTACAGATTGTAT AGATTTTCCAAACTGCAAATGGAGACAATGGCTTACGTTGAGCATGCATCACCTTTTCATGGGTCAGAGGTCACAATGGATGGAGAGTTGAGGTTAAGACTGAAGATGCCTCTTTCCCACAGCGCAGTCGACACAAGATATAAT aCTCCAGTCATTGACGGTAATAGCATTTTTGCGTCTGATTACCAACTCTCCAAAATATTCAGCAACTACATTTCAAGAAATG TGAGTACATATTTTGACTGTCAGTATCCTGTCTGGCAGAGGGGTCCAAGTTCATCTGAATCGTTCCTGATCAAAGGAACGGTGCGCTACCCTGAAGAGATCATTATAT TCATCCCAGGTTTCTTACAGGTACTCAAGTTTGCGTGGGTTCAGTATCTATCCGTCTTGCTCATCTTCTTCTATCTGGGCAGCAAAATTAAGACTTTCTTCTTTCAGAATCAGGTGATGAGAACTATTGTAGAGAGACCTTACATGGGAAATAAGAACCACCTGATGTGA
- the LOC139934895 gene encoding gamma-aminobutyric acid receptor-associated protein-like 2: MKWQFKEETPEEQRLAESSKIRSKYSDRIPVIVQKAARSQIPEIDKRKFLVPADITVAQFMWIIRKRIQLPPEKAVFLFVGKVLPQTSATMSQIYELHKDVDGFLYVSYSGENTFGSS, translated from the exons ATGAAGTGGCAATTTAAGGAGGAAACGCCGGAAG AGCAACGATTAGCAGAATCGTCCAAGATTCGTTCAAAGTATTCAGACCGGATTCCAGTGATTGTACAGAAGGCTGCGAGGTCACAGATACCGGAAATAGACAAGAGAAAATTCCTTGTGCCAGCGGATATAACTGTGGCTCAGTTTATGTGGATCATACGTAAAAGAATTCAACTACCACCAGAGAAGGCTGTGTTTCTTTTCGTTGGGAAAGTTCTGCCACAGACAAG TGCAACTATGAGTCAAATCTACGAGTTACACAAAGACGTTGACGGTTTCCTGTATGTTTCTTACAGCGGAGAGAACACATTCGGCTCATCATGA